TGATCGACGAATTGGCGCTGTTGGTGAAGTATCCATCGGCATAAGTGATTCCGCCGCCCACCAGCAGCTGCCCGGGAATTTGACGCACCACGCCACCCTTGATGAGGTCGTAGGTGGTCCACAGGGTGAAGTTGTTGGGCGAGACGAAGGGCACCTCGTTGCCCACATAGCTCAGCGTGGGCGAGGTTAGGATCGTCGTGGCGTAATAGGCGTAGCCGGCCTGGATGGTCCAGGCGTCGGTGATGTTGCCGGTCACGCCCAGCTCGATGCCCTGCACCCGCTGGGTTTCGCCCGTCTCCACCGGGTTGCCGGTGACGGGGTCCGTGTAAAAGACGTTGCTCTTGTTCACGCGGAAGATCGCGCCGGTGAGGCCGAGCTTGCCGTCCAGCACCGAGACCTTGGCGCCGGCTTCCCACGTCTCGTTGTCCTCCGGCTGGAGGTCGTTCTGCGTCGGGCTGACCACCGTCACGTCGTTGGTGGGGAAGGCGCCCTGCGGGGTGAAGGACTTGGCGTAGGAGACGTAATAGGTCTGGGTCTTGGTGGGCTCCCAGATCAGCGAGGCCTTGGGACTCCAGAAGCGGGTGTCGGCATCGGTATAGACCCACGCCTTTTTCTTGTCTTTCGTTCCCGGGCAGACGCCGGTGGTCACGACGCACCAGTAATCGTATTCGGTGGAATAATTGTCCCAGCGGATGCCTCCAAGGATGGAGATCTGGTCGGTGAACCAGATGCGGTCGCTGGCGAAGGCGCCGAAATCCGTGGTGTTGCTGATCTTCTTGCCGTTGTTGCCGCGCGGATTTTCATACAGGAAGTAACCCGTCGTATTCGCGTAGACCGGAAACCAGATGGTCGACAGGCCCTTGGTGCCGGAGACCGACAGCGCGGTCCGGTTGTCGTCGACGAAGTAATAGTCGATGCCCGCCACCAGTTCATGCCTCAGGAAGCCGGTGTTGAACTTGGCGATCATGGTCGCCACGTTCTCGGCAGCGAAGCTCTCCTGCAGATAGCCGGGATTGCCGCCGCCGAAGGTGATGGCCGGGTTGTTGCCTGCGAAGAATTGGCCGGTGCAGCTCGCCGCGTAGGTTGCCGGGGTGGCGGGCACGGTGTTGGTCGATCCGTTGCTGCAACCCGGCACCGAGGTCGCGAAGTCGCGCGTGTAGTAGCCGACGCGGGTGTCGTTGGTGAAGGTCAGCCAGTCGTTGATCTCGTTCTTGTAGTTGGACGTGAACATGTTGGTGTCGGTACGGTCGCGGTCGGTCTCCTTGCCGTAGAAGTTGGAGCGCGGGACGCCCCATTCCGTCACCGGCTGGCCGAGGGAGCCGAACTTCTTCACGTCGTTGAAGAGGGGGGTGACGATGGGCACGCCATAATCCGGCGTGCGGTCGCCGTGCTGGTAGAGATAGTTGAGATAGAGCGTCTGGTTGGTGCCGAGGCCGAAGCCGAGCGAGCCCATGAGGCCCCAGCGGTTCGCCTCCACATGGTCGCGGTCCACCACGTCCTGGGCGTTGAACATGCCGACGATGCGGGCCGCCGTGGTGTCGTCGATCTGCTTGTTGAAGTCGAACACGCCGCGATAGAGCGGGCCGGAGCCGAACTGGCCGTCCACGTCATATTTGTCGCCGCGGTGCGCCTGCTTCAACTGCATGTTGATGGCGCCGCCCGTGGTGCCGGAGCCGAAGCTTTCCGAGCTGGGGCCCTTGAAAACCTCAACGTTTTCATATGCGAAGCTGTCGCGCACATAGACGCCGAAATCGCGCAGGCCGTTGACGAAGACGTCGCCCTTGGCCTGGAAGCCGCGGATGCGGAACTGGTCGCCGTTCATGCCGCCGCCGCCCTCGCCGATGCCGACGGTGACGCCCGGAACGTTGCGCAGCGCCTGCTCCAGCGTGGTCACGCCCTGCTGCTGCATGGTCTGCTGGGAGATGACGGTGACGGTCTGCGGCGTGTCCTGGAGGGTGCCGGGCAGGCGCGAGAGGCCGGTGGTCGCCTCCAGCGAATTGACCGGCTCGCCATCGGCATCGACCACGATGGTGGGCAGGTCCATGTCCCCGGCGTTGGGGGCGGGCGTGGTGGCCTGCTGCGCGAAGGCCTCCGCCAGCGGCACCGCCGAGAGGGTCATCGCAAGGCCGGCGCCGACCGTCGAGCGTGCCATGACGGGCCGAAGTGTGCTTAGTGCGCCCATGATCTTTCCCCGTATGGTGAGAGGCCCGGAGATGCTTCCGGCGGGCCGAGTTCGGCAATATTCGACCGCTGACGGAACGTGCGTCAGGGTGGTGTCTGCAATATTGTTCGAAGTAAAACTGTTCTAAGGTCTGTTGCGGACCCTGACGAGCAAAGCCTGGTTTGGGGCGCGTCCAACATCAGCCGTTGGACGCGCCACTTTGGAAGTCATCATTCTGTTACGGGAGGTATAAAGGCCCGCCGTTCCGCAGCGCAACAATTATGTTTTTGATCTGGTCCAAGGTGGGCGGAAAAGTGGCGAATTGTGATATTGCAATACTGAATGATACAATTCGCGACGTGATCTAAAATTGTTCAAAACAAGAACTGTTCCATTTAAGAACTGCGCGCTCATGGTTGACATCGGAAGCCGCGCCGGCGGTCTATCGCGCGTGATATACCCTTTGCGGGCCGGGCATGAGCGACGAGCGGATTTCCTACAGCGCCCTGAAGGGCATGAGCGCGGATGAGCTGCGCGCGCGGCTGTCCGCCGAGCCGGGGCGGAGCGCCGCGCTGGTGCGGGCGGCGGCGCACAATGGCATCAAGAGCGCGCAGGTGGTGTTCGGCCAGATGCTGCTCGACGGCACGGGCGTCGCGCGCGATGCCGAGGCCGCGTGCCGCTGGTTCGTCATCGCCGCCGATGCCGGCAGCCTCGACGGCGTGAACATGGTGGGCCGCTGCCACGAGAAGGGCTGGGGCGTGCCGTGCGACCTCGCCGAGGCTGAACGCCGTTACCGCGCGGCGGCGGAAGAGGGGCACGCCTGGGCGCAGTTCAACCTCGCCTCGCTGCTGGTGAACGCGGACGATTTCGCCGCCGATCCCGCCCGCGCCCTCCACTGGTTCGTGCGGGCGGCGCGGCAGGGAAATCCGAAGGCCATGGCCATGATCGGAAGGTTCCTCGAACAGGGGTGGGGCCGGCCCGCCGATCCCGTCGCCGCGCGCCGCTGGTATCGCCGCGCGGCGCTGGGCGGCGATTATCGCGGCCAGTTCGACTATGCCCGCACGCGCTACGAGGACGGCGCGGCGGAGGAGGCGCGCGTCTGGTTCGCGCGATCCATCGAGGCGGGGGTCCCGGACTTCTGCCGGCTGGCGGCGGAGGGCCTGAGCGCGTCAGGCGATCCGGCGCTTCAGGCGATCGCCGATCGCGCATCGGAGCGGGTGCGCCAGGCCGATGCGGCGCAGGCGGAGGCCGAACGGCGGGCGGCGCAGGAGATGGCGGCAGCGCGCGCCGCCGCCCGCAGCTCCCGCCCGCGGCGCGGCTTCGGGCGTTGGCTGCGCATGCGGTGAGGCCCGCCCATCTCAGTCCCGCGCCAGCGCCGTCACCGGATCGAGCCGCGAGGCGTTGCGCGCCGGCAGATAGCCGAAGCCCACCCCGATCAGGCTGGAGCACACCACGGCGGCGATGATGGAGCTTGCCGAATAGATCAGCGTGAAGTTCGAGCCCGAATAGGCGAACAGCACGCCGAACCCCAGCGCCAGCGCGATGCCGCTGACACCGCCCACGAGGCACACCAGCACCGCCTCGATGAGGAACTGGTTGAGGATGTCGCTCTGCCGCGCCCCCACCGCCATGCGCACGCCGATCTCGCCCACCCGCTCGGACACCGACACCAGCATGATGTTCATCACCCCGATGCCGCCGACGATGAGCGAGATGACCGCGATGGCGGCGATCAGCACCGTCATGGTCTCGGTGGTGGCGGTGATGGTGTTGCGGATGTCGTCGGTGTTGATGATGAAGAAGTCCTTGGTGCCGTGGCGCTGGGTGAGGAAGCGCGTCACCTGCTGCTCGGCGACATCCATGGGCGCGTCGTCGGCCACCTTCACGGTGATGGAGCGCAGCGAGTTGGAGCCCACGAAGCGCGTCTGCACCGAGGTGAAGGGCAGATAGACGGAGAGGTTCTGGCTGGAGCCGAACCCGCCCTGCTGGGGCGCCGCCACCCCCACCACGCGGGCGAACACGTCGCCGATGAGGATCACCTTGCCGAGCGGCCCGCCGGGCACGTCCTGGAACAGGGTGCGGCGGGTGTTCTCGTCGATCACCGCATCAAGCTCGCGCCCGCGCACGCTGTCGGCGTCGAACAGCCGGCCCTGCGTCAGCCGCACGCCCTTGGCGGCGAAATAGCCGTCGCCGACGCCGTTGATGAGGGCGCTGGCCTCGGTGCCGCCGTAGCGCACGGTGGTGGATTTGGAGACGGTCGGCGTCACCGCCGCCACATAATGCTGGCGGGCGAGGGCGTCGGCGTCCGCCACCACCAGCGTGGTGATGCGGCCCGAGCGTGTGTCGCCGAAGGTGCGGCCGGCGAAGATCTCCAGCGTGTTGGTGCCGAGGCTGGAGATGTTGGCGAGCACCTTCTGCCGCGAGCCCTCGCCCAGCGCCACCACGCACACCACCGAGGCGATGCCGATGATGATGCCCAGCATGGTGAGGAAGGTGCGCAGCCGGTGCGCGTTCATGGCCAGAAGCGCCATGATGAAGGCTTCATAGAGCCGGTCGCCGAAGGCGCGCCAGCGGGCGAGGCGCGAGGCCGGTGCGGCGGCGGGCTTGGGCTCGCTCACGATGCGGGTGCGGGCGGCGGCCGAGGGTCGGTCGGCGACGATCTCGCCGTCGCGGATCTCGATTACGCGCTGCGCCCGCTCGGCCACCTTCATGTCGTGGGTGACGATGATGATGGTGCGGCCTTCCGCGTTCAGCTCGTCGAGGATGCGCAGCACCTCGGCGCCGCTCTTCGAATCGAGCGCGCCGGTGGGCTCGTCGGCGAGGATCACGTCGGCGCCGTTCATCAGCGCGCGGGCGATGGAGACGCGCTGCTGCTGGCCGCCGGAGAGCTGGCCCGGCCGATGGCCGGTGCGATCCGCCATGCCGAGCCGGGCGAGGATGGCCTCCGCCCGCTCGCGCCGCGCCTCGGCATTGGCGCCGGCATAGACGGCTGGAATTTCGACGTTGCCGAGTGCGGAGAGTTCGCCCAGCAAATGGTAGCGCTGGAAGATGAAGCCGAAATGCTCGCGCCGGAGCGCCGCCAGCTCGTCCGGCTCCAGCGCCGCCGTCTCCTTGCCGCTCACCCGGTAGCTGCCGGAGGTGGGCCGGTCGAGGCAGCCGAGGATGTTCATGAGCGTGGACTTGCCGGAGCCCGAGGCGCCGACGATGGCCACCATCTCGCCGCGCGCGATGTCGAGGTCGATGCCCTTCAGCGCCGCGATGGTGCCCTCGCCGGAGGGATATTCGCGCCACACGCCCTTGAGCTGGATGAGCGGCGCCTCGCCGGTTCCGGCCACGGGCGGAGCAAGGGATATGTTCATGCCGGCGGCTCCCTCACAGCCCGCCCATGGGCGGGCGGCGGGGCGGGCCACCGGCGCCACCGCCGGCCACGGCTTCGCCCGTCACCACGCGTTCACCCTCTTGAAGGCCGGAGCGGATCTCCGCCGTCACCTTGTCGTTGAGGCCGACCTCCACACGCCGGCGCTCCACCGAACCGTCGGCATTGAGCACGCGCACCCGCCAGCCCTTGCCGGCGCGCTCCAGGGCGGTGGCGGGCACGGTGAGCACATTCTCCGCCCGGCCGAGGATGATGTGGACCTCGGGCGTCATGTAGGTCCGCAGCTGCCCCTTGGGGTTCGGCACGTCGAACACGCCGATGTAATAGATCGCCGACGAGGTGGTGGAGGACGAGGAGGACGAAGAGCTGCTGCTGGTGGTGGAGAAGCTGCTGTCGTTCTTCAGGCTCTCCGGCGCGGGCTCGATGAAGCCGAGCTTGGCGGTGTGCCGCTCGTCCGGCGCGCCGACGACCGTGAACCACAGGGGCATTCCCGGCGCCACCTTGATGATGTCCGCCTCGGAAATCTCCGCGCGCACCGTCATCACGTCCAGCTGGCCGAGGATGGCGACGGTGGGGGCCGTCTGGCTCGCGTTCAGGGTCTGGCCCTGCTGCGCCACCAGGGCGAGCACGGTGCCATCGGCCGGGGCGGTGATCTGGGTGTAGCCGAGATTGGCGCGGGCGGTGTCCACCGCCACCTGCGCGGAGATGATCTGGGCATCGAGCGCCGCGAGCTGCGCGCGGGTGACCTTCACCGCCGAATCGGCCGCCTCGTAGTCCGCCTGCGAGACGGCCTTCTGCGCCACCATGGTCTTCTGGCGGGCAAGGGTCTGCTCGTTCAGCACGAGGGTCGCCTCCTTCTCCGCCTTCTGGGCGCGGGTGTTGGCGAGGGAGGCCTCCGCCGTGCGCAAAGCGTTCTCCTGCGTGACCGAGTCGATCTGGGCGATGAGGTCGCCCTTCTTCACCGTGTCGCCCAGCTTCACCTTGATGGCGAGGATGCGGCCCGAGGCCTGCGAGCCCACCGCCACGAGGTTGGAGGGCTTCAGCGTGCCGGAAGCCAGCACCGTCTCCTCCAGATTGCCGCGGGTGACGGGTGCGCTCATCAGCCCGGCGCCGGGCACAGGGGCGGTGTAGCGGCTGTAGCCATAGGCGCCGGCGGCGATGAGGAGGATGAGGGCCAGCCAGCGCCACAGGCGGCGCCGGGGTTTCTTCTTCGTGCCCGTGGCGGCGGGCGCGCGGGTTTCGTCGAGGGGCGGCATGGCGTTCACGGTCGGGCGCTCCCGTCACTGCTCGCGGGCGGCACGATGCGGGCGAAGTGGGGGCCGGTGTTCTGGTCCACCACTTCGGGCTTCGAGGTATCGACCACCCCGTCCCAGCCGCCGCCGAGCGCCTTGTTGAGGGCGATGTAATATTTGGTGGTCGCGACCCGGCTCTGGATGAGCTGCGTCTCGGCCGAATAAAGCGAGCGCTCCGCCGTGAGCACGTCGAGGAAGCTCGTGGAGCCGTTCTCGTAGAGCGCGCGCGAGAGCCGCGCCGCCTCCCGGTAGGAGGTGGCGGCAATGGTCAGCTTGCCGGTCTTGAGGCGCTGCTGGGTCAGCGACACGGAGGCGTTCTCCACATCCTCCAGCGCCG
The nucleotide sequence above comes from Xanthobacter flavus. Encoded proteins:
- a CDS encoding tetratricopeptide repeat protein, which translates into the protein MSDERISYSALKGMSADELRARLSAEPGRSAALVRAAAHNGIKSAQVVFGQMLLDGTGVARDAEAACRWFVIAADAGSLDGVNMVGRCHEKGWGVPCDLAEAERRYRAAAEEGHAWAQFNLASLLVNADDFAADPARALHWFVRAARQGNPKAMAMIGRFLEQGWGRPADPVAARRWYRRAALGGDYRGQFDYARTRYEDGAAEEARVWFARSIEAGVPDFCRLAAEGLSASGDPALQAIADRASERVRQADAAQAEAERRAAQEMAAARAAARSSRPRRGFGRWLRMR
- a CDS encoding efflux RND transporter periplasmic adaptor subunit, whose amino-acid sequence is MPPLDETRAPAATGTKKKPRRRLWRWLALILLIAAGAYGYSRYTAPVPGAGLMSAPVTRGNLEETVLASGTLKPSNLVAVGSQASGRILAIKVKLGDTVKKGDLIAQIDSVTQENALRTAEASLANTRAQKAEKEATLVLNEQTLARQKTMVAQKAVSQADYEAADSAVKVTRAQLAALDAQIISAQVAVDTARANLGYTQITAPADGTVLALVAQQGQTLNASQTAPTVAILGQLDVMTVRAEISEADIIKVAPGMPLWFTVVGAPDERHTAKLGFIEPAPESLKNDSSFSTTSSSSSSSSSSTTSSAIYYIGVFDVPNPKGQLRTYMTPEVHIILGRAENVLTVPATALERAGKGWRVRVLNADGSVERRRVEVGLNDKVTAEIRSGLQEGERVVTGEAVAGGGAGGPPRRPPMGGL
- a CDS encoding TonB-dependent receptor — encoded protein: MGALSTLRPVMARSTVGAGLAMTLSAVPLAEAFAQQATTPAPNAGDMDLPTIVVDADGEPVNSLEATTGLSRLPGTLQDTPQTVTVISQQTMQQQGVTTLEQALRNVPGVTVGIGEGGGGMNGDQFRIRGFQAKGDVFVNGLRDFGVYVRDSFAYENVEVFKGPSSESFGSGTTGGAINMQLKQAHRGDKYDVDGQFGSGPLYRGVFDFNKQIDDTTAARIVGMFNAQDVVDRDHVEANRWGLMGSLGFGLGTNQTLYLNYLYQHGDRTPDYGVPIVTPLFNDVKKFGSLGQPVTEWGVPRSNFYGKETDRDRTDTNMFTSNYKNEINDWLTFTNDTRVGYYTRDFATSVPGCSNGSTNTVPATPATYAASCTGQFFAGNNPAITFGGGNPGYLQESFAAENVATMIAKFNTGFLRHELVAGIDYYFVDDNRTALSVSGTKGLSTIWFPVYANTTGYFLYENPRGNNGKKISNTTDFGAFASDRIWFTDQISILGGIRWDNYSTEYDYWCVVTTGVCPGTKDKKKAWVYTDADTRFWSPKASLIWEPTKTQTYYVSYAKSFTPQGAFPTNDVTVVSPTQNDLQPEDNETWEAGAKVSVLDGKLGLTGAIFRVNKSNVFYTDPVTGNPVETGETQRVQGIELGVTGNITDAWTIQAGYAYYATTILTSPTLSYVGNEVPFVSPNNFTLWTTYDLIKGGVVRQIPGQLLVGGGITYADGYFTNSANSSIIPETFSLDALVSYKHDKYRVALNGYNLTNALNFSSGWGNRAIPAPGRSVTLSVGYTF
- a CDS encoding MacB family efflux pump subunit translates to MNISLAPPVAGTGEAPLIQLKGVWREYPSGEGTIAALKGIDLDIARGEMVAIVGASGSGKSTLMNILGCLDRPTSGSYRVSGKETAALEPDELAALRREHFGFIFQRYHLLGELSALGNVEIPAVYAGANAEARRERAEAILARLGMADRTGHRPGQLSGGQQQRVSIARALMNGADVILADEPTGALDSKSGAEVLRILDELNAEGRTIIIVTHDMKVAERAQRVIEIRDGEIVADRPSAAARTRIVSEPKPAAAPASRLARWRAFGDRLYEAFIMALLAMNAHRLRTFLTMLGIIIGIASVVCVVALGEGSRQKVLANISSLGTNTLEIFAGRTFGDTRSGRITTLVVADADALARQHYVAAVTPTVSKSTTVRYGGTEASALINGVGDGYFAAKGVRLTQGRLFDADSVRGRELDAVIDENTRRTLFQDVPGGPLGKVILIGDVFARVVGVAAPQQGGFGSSQNLSVYLPFTSVQTRFVGSNSLRSITVKVADDAPMDVAEQQVTRFLTQRHGTKDFFIINTDDIRNTITATTETMTVLIAAIAVISLIVGGIGVMNIMLVSVSERVGEIGVRMAVGARQSDILNQFLIEAVLVCLVGGVSGIALALGFGVLFAYSGSNFTLIYSASSIIAAVVCSSLIGVGFGYLPARNASRLDPVTALARD